CACAACCGCATACCTGGGTATCGCCGGCGGAAAAGCGCAGTTTCGGTTCGGTTAGTTTGATGCGCCCTTCAAACGACATGCGCTTTCAAAACTCGTCTCAAATTGGTTCATTTGCCTCTTGACTTTTTACCGCAAGTCTTTGATGAGATCAATGCCGACTGCGGACGGCAGACCGCCGCAAAAAACCGCGCGGTTATAATTCCATAATACATCACGCGGGCGTTGAAAGCAAAATCGAGTCCGGGGAGTTTGTGGTATAATGAAACAAAAGCACGTAGCCATTTGGGGTGCGTGACCGCGTTTTTGCTTGGGTAGATCGTCCATCACAAAATACGAATCCTGGGAGTCGGCAATGTCGCAAAGCAAATCCATGACGCAAGCATCGGCAACCGATGAGACCGAAGACCTGGCAGAGATGTTGTTCGACCACATCGAAGCGCAAGTGAATCGCGCGGACACGAAGGCGGGATTGATTCTCGCCGCGGACACCTTGTTCGCGACGACGATTGCGACGATGAGCAAGGGCGTCGTTGCGGCATTGTTCGCGCCGGCATTCGCGCCGCTGGAACGCCTCAGCGCGCTGTTGACGATTTTGATGTTCGTGGCGGTGTTCGTCTCGGCGGTGTATGCGCTCATCATCGCGCGACCTGTTTTGCGTTTACCCAAACGCGAGCGGAAACTGTACTTTTTCGGACGCATCGTCGAATTCAACGCGCCTGATTTCATTGACGCCTTTTCCAAACAAACGGTGAAACAAGCGCGTGAGGGATTGTTGAACGAAGTCTACACGCTCGCTGTGATTGCGAACCGCAAATTTCTCCGGCTCCAACGCAGTTTCGATTTCTTGATCGCGGCGCTTGTGCTGTGGGCGATGATCCAGGTTATCATGGCGGTGATGTGATGTCGGTTTGGGAGAACATTGCATGACTTGGTCGGTTCGAGATCGAACGGGCAATCAAATTACACTGACCGATGAGCGTTGGCAACATATTGTTGACGGACATTGGGAATTGGTGGGATTGCGACAACTGGTATTGGAGACGATCAAAACTGGGAAGCGAAAGCACGATGCGCTTGACGCAAGTAAATACTGCTACTCCAAACGGCTTTCTGATTTGCCGTACGGTTACACGCATATCTTTGTAGTCGTGCGATTGCAGCCAGATAGATTTGTAGTTACCGCGTATCCAAAGCGCGTGAGGTGAGGAATGGATCAGCAACTCAATTTTATGTACGACCGTGAAGCGGATGTGTTGTACGTGTCCAAGGGGCATCCCGAATTCACTGACTATGTCGAGCTGGGTAATAATCTCATTCTGCGACTCGATCCTGTGACCAAGGAAATTGTCGGTTTCACGATTATTGATTTCGCAGGGCGTTTTGAATCCAGGTCGCCGCGTTTGAGTGTGCCACTGAACGTACATTTTGAACGCGCGCCTAGGACGCGCAAGTCGCGAGTAGTTGCTGAAACCAAAGCGACATATAGCGTGAAACCACGTTCAATCACCAGCAAACGAAAACAGGCGATTAAGAAATAGCAAGACGATGGGGTCTGACATGCAAATCATATTTACGATCAATAACGAAACAAAATCTTTCGACATCAATTCGAACGACACACTCTTGCGCGTTTTACGCGCGAACGGCTATTTCGGCGTCAAGCACGGGTGCGAAAACGGCGAATGCGGCGCGTGCGCGGTGCTCGTGGACGGCGTGCCGATGAATTCGTGTATGGTGCTTGCCGCGCAAGTGCAAGACAAGCACATCACGACGATTGAATCAGTTGGTGAGGTTGCCGAGCAAGGTTGGAAACATACCGAGGGATTGCATCCGCTTCAACAAGCGTTTATCGAGGTCGGCGCGATTCAGTGCGGCTATTGCACGCCCGCGATGATTCTCGCAGCGAAAAATTTGCTCGAGCAAACATTGACGCCGACCGAAGACCAAGTGCGCGATGCGATGAGCGGTGTGTTGTGCCGATGCACGGGGTATGTGAAACCGGTGCAAGCGGTGATGTTGGCGGCAGAAAGAATTCGGAAAGGAAAGGGAAATGAGGGAAATGAAGGAAATGAGGGAATGCTTTTACCGCCGGAAAGTTTTCAACCACCAAATGCCAATTTCCCTGATTTCCCTCATTTCCCTGGCGCTTCTACCCTCACAACCATGCCACAAATGATCGTCACTCCCGCCATTCCGGAAACTCACACCGTTGGAAAACCGGAGAAAAAAGTGGACGCGGTGAAATTGGCGCAGGGCAAGCCCGCGTTCACGGATGATGTTGAGATGCGCGGAATGTTGTACGCCAAAGTACTGCACTCGCCGGTCGCACACGCGCGCATCAAGCGTATTGACGCGACCCAGGCGCGCGCGCTCGAAGGCGTGCACGCGGTTCTGACGTACCAGGATATTCCGCGCGTCGTCTATTCGACCGCCGGGCAATCCGATCCAATCCCCGGTCCGCTCGATTCGTTTTCGCTCGACAACAAGGTGCGCTTTGTCGGCGATCGTGTCGCGTTCGTCGCAGCGGAGACGGAAGAGATTGCGCAACGTGCGCTCGAGCTGATCGAGGTCGAGTACGACGAATTGCCGGCGGTCATTGACTCGCGCGACGCGATGAAACCAGACGCGCCGCGGCTCCACGATGAACCCGAGTACGTGAATTTCTTCGACGTTGCCGATCCGACCAAAAACATCGCGGCGCACATTGACATCGAATTAGGCAATGTCGCGGAAGGATTCAAGCAAGCCGATCACGTTTTTGAAGACGAGTACGTCGTGCCCAAAGTTCAGCAGGCGCACATCGAGCCGCACGTCGTCGTCACGTACTGGGACGAGGATGATCGCCTCGTGATTCGCACCTCGACCCAGGTGCCGTTTCACGTTCGCCGCATTCTCGCGCCGGTGCTGGGTCTGCCGCCGAAACGGATACGTGTCATCAAGCCGCGCATTGGCGGCGGATTCGGCGGCAAGCAAGAAGTCCTGATCGAAGATGTTGCCGCGCATCTCACCATCGCGACCAAACGCCCGGTGCGATTCGAGTACACGCGCGAAGAAGAATTCATCGCCGCGCGCTCGCGCCACCCGATGCGTGTGCGAGTCAAAACGGGCGTGATGAATGATGGCAAAATCATCGCAAACGAAATGTACGCGTTGAGCGATACGGGCGCGTACGGCTGTCACGCGCTCACGGTCACCGGCAACACCGGGCAAAAATGTTTGAATCTGTACAACGCGCCAAACATCAAGTTCAAAGCGCACGTCGTGTACACGAACACGCCGCCGTCCGGCGCGTATCGCGGGTACGGCGTGCCGCAAGGATTTTTCCCGCTCGAAGTCCACATCGAAAAAATCGCGCATCAACTTGGATTCGATCCGCTTGAATTTCGGATGAAAAATTTCGTTCGAGCCGGCGACGAATTGCCGATGTCGAAAGCGTGGAATGAAGGTCGCCCGCCGCATCCAGAGACGATTGAGACGTGCGGGTTGGTGGAGTGTGTGGAACGCGGGGCGAGGGTGATTGGATGGAAGGGAAGTGAGGAAATAAAGGGAAATAAGGGAATTGAGGGAAATTGGCGCGTGGTGCCGGGCAAGCCGTATCTCCGTCGCGGGCAAGGCGTCGCGTGCGTGATGCAAGGCACGGCGATTCCGTACCTCGACATGGGCGGCGCGTCCATCAAGATTAATGACGATGGGTCGTTCAACTTACTCGTCGGCGCGACCGACCTGGGAACTGGGTCGGACACCGTGCTCGCGCAACTCGCGGCGGAAATCCTGGGTTGTCCGCTCGACGATATTCTCGTTTATTCGAGCGATACGGATTTTACGCCGTTCGACAAGGGCGCGTACGCGTCGTCCACGACGTACATCTCCGGCGGCGCGGTCGTGAAAGCGGCGGAGGATGTAGCGCAGCAGATTCGAGTCGTGGCGGCAAAGATGTTGAGTGAGGGAAAGCGAAACAAGGGCAATGAAGGAACTGAGGGAACTCGTCGCACGTCACCCGTCCCTTCGCAAGATTTGGTTTTGCGCGATAAAAAAGTGATCGCGCCCGATGGACGTTTTGTTACGCTCGCCGATGTCGCGCTCGATTCGTTGCATCACAAAGACCAACATCAGATCATGGCGGTTGCGTCGTACGTGTCACCCAAGTCGCCGCCGCCGTTTGCCGCGCAGTACGCGCAGGTGTTGGTGGACATCGAGACCGGACAAATCACAGTTGAGAAACTCGTGATGGCGGTAGATAGTGGCGTGATCGTCAATCCAGCCACTGCATCGGGGCAAATCGAAGGCGGCATGACCCAGGCGTTGGGGTATGCGGTGTGCGAGGAAATGTTGTATGATCGTTTTGGTAGTTCGATAGTTAAAGAGTTGGGCGATTACAAAATCTTCGCCGCCGATGAAATGCCAGAACTCGAAACCATTTTCGTCCAGACGTACGAACCATCGCATCCGTTCGGCTTGAAAGCCGTCGCCGAAATTCCGCTCGACGGCGTTGCGCCTGCGGTCGCGAATGCGGTACACGACGCGGTCGGCGTATGGATGCACGAAATTCCGATGACGCCGGAGCGCGTGTGGAAGGAAATGAACCAATGAACCAATTTGCCAACGCGTCGAGTCGTCACCCAAAACAAGGAAATGGAAAAAAGGCACGCATTCCGCGCCGCGAAATCAATGCCGTCGTCAAACGCACCGCGGAAAAATTCGACCCGGAGCGGATCATTCTGTTCGGGTCATACGCGTACGGCAAACCGCATCAGTACAGCGATGTGGACTTGTTAGTGGTAATGAAGACGAAGGAGCGTCCGCGCACCAAACAAATCGAAATCTCCCGCGCGCTTTCGCCCCATCCCTTCGGAATGGATATTCTGGTGCGCGCGCCCGACCAAATCCAAGAACGTATCGCGATGGGGGATTATTTCCTCCGCGAAATTGTGACCGAGGGGAAAATCCTGTATGAGCGACATTCTCGCGGAATGGATTCTGAAAGTCGAGGGTGATTTCAATTCGGCTCAACGCGAACTGCGCGCGCGGCGCGCGCCCAATTACGATTCGGCATGTTTTCATTGCCAGCAGTGCGTGGAAAATATCTCAAAGCATTCTTGGTATTGCGAAAGATCGAACCGCCGCGCGTTCACAATTTGATTGAACTCTTGAAATTGTGTCTCCGTCAAGATGAGTCGTTTGAATTGATTCGTACTGATCTCGAAGCGCTCAATACTTATGCCGTAGACATTCGTTACCCGGGCGAATTCTCGACGAAAGACGAAGCGCGCGATGCCGTGAACGCGATGAAACAGGTGCGCGAATTTGTGCGCGGCAAGCTGCTCAAGAATCGGTGATTGGCTTATTCACTCCAAGTGACGCGGGAGACGAAAAATTCCCCATGTTTGAAAAACATCACGAACAACTTTTGCCTGCCCAAGAATTCCGCCGCCGCGTGTTACGCTTTGCTGCCTTGGCGCTTGGCATCACGATGACATGGTGGGGCGTCGGTATCCTGGGTTATCATGTCTTGGGCAATCTAGATTGGATTGACGCGATACTCAATGCGGCGATGATTCTTGGTGGGATGGGACCAGTGGATGCACTCACGTCGCCCGCCGCCAAGTTATTCGCAAGCGTTTACGCGATTACTTCGGGCATCGTCTTTATCGCTGCCACCGGTCTCTTGTTCAGTCCGATAATCCATCGAGTTTATCACCACTTTCATCTCGATGTAGAATCGGATGCGGACGAGGATGATGACGCAAGTGGCAATTGACGAATTCAATTCCCAGGTCTTTTTCGCATTGCGCGACTCGAACGCGAGTTGTCGGTATTGTTGGGCGGGCGCAAAGTAGATTTGCGGACACCGCAAGACTTGAGTCGTTACTTTCGCAATCAAGTCATCGCAACCGCCGAGGTGCAGTATGAACGAATCTGATGTGATTCGCTTGCGGCACATGCTTGACTCGGCACAAATGGCGCTGGCGTTTGTGAAAGGATACTCGAAGCGACCTGGACAGAAACCAAATGCTGACGCTCTCGCTCGTCAAGTGTATCGAAATTGTTGGTGAAGCAGCGAGTCGCGTGTCCGAGCAATGTCAAAGAGAGAATCCTGGGATTCCGTGGGAAGACATTATCGGGATGCGGAATCGTCTGTTCCATGCGTACTTTGACATCAATTTGAACAATCTTTGGAATACGGTTAAAAACGTTTTGCCGCCCTTGAGTGCCGAATTGAAAACGCTCTTACCGTTCGAACAGTGAACAACAAGCTCTTCTCTCTCCGCATCAACTCCTCGCGCCTCCGCGCCGATTTCGACGCGCTGGCGCAATTCGGCGCGACCGGCGACGGCGGCGTGCATCGCCCGACGTTCAGCGACGCGCATCTCGCGGCACGTGCCTGGTTTCGCGCACAGATCGAAAAAGCGGGGTTGGAGTTTCGCGCCGATGGCGCGGGTAATCATTCTGCACTTTTCAAAGGCGCGATACAATCTCCAACCTCCAATCTCCAATTTCCAACTTCCAGAACGTTGTTGCTCGGCTCGCATCTTGATTCAGTTCCCAATGGCGGACGGTTCGACGGCGCGCTGGGCGTGTGCGCCGCGCTCGAAGTTCTGCGCGTCATCAAGGAAAATCGCGTCGCGCTGACGATGAATCTCGAAGCGATAGACTTTACTGACGAAGAAGGCACGCTCGTCGGATTCCTGGGTAGCACGAGCACGACTGGCAAACTTTCACCTGATGCGTTACGCAATCCGCGCGGCGGACGCGCGAATCTCGAAGCCGGACTCGCGCGGGCGGGATTGACCGAGCCAGGTTTGTTCACTGCCGCGCGCCCACGCGAATCGTTCGGCGGCTATCTCGAACTGCACATCGAGCAGGGCAAGCGATTGATTCACGCGCAGAAGCAGATCGGCATCGTGACGAACATTGTCGGCGTGGAGTCGTACCGCGTGAAATTCATCGGACGTGCGGATCACGCCGGTTCGACGCCGATGGACGAACGACGCGACGCCGCGCAAGGCGCGAGCGCGTTCGCGCTTGCCGCGCGCGAAATCCTACTGCGCGATTTTCCGCATTGCGTCGCGAATGTCGGCAAAATGGAATTTGCGCCGGGCGCGTTCAACATCGTGCCGAGCAGTGTGGTCACTTGGTTGGAATTTCGCGCGCCGACCGCCGAAGAATTTGCGCGGCTCGATGCCGCGTTGATCGCGCGCGCGAAACTCGAAGCGGAACGATTCGGGTTGCAAATCGAAATCGAGTTTATCGGCAAACACGCGCCAACGCCGATGAGTGAACGCGCGCAACGCGCGTTCGCCGACGCGTGTGACGACCTGGGTTTGTCGCGCATGACGTTGATTTCCGGCGCGGCGCACGATGGAATGCACCTTGCGGACGTGTGTCCGGTCGGAATGATCTTCGTGCCGTCGGTGGAAGGAGCAAGCCACGCGCCGCGCGAATTGACCGAGTGGGACGACTGCGTCAACGGCGCGAACGTGTTGCTCCACGCGGCGTTGCGATTCGCCGCGCGGTGAATCAGCGCCGCGTTTGGTACAGCGCGAGAATGGCGAGCGAGGAAACGAACGCGAGCGCGACGACGAGCCAGTTGACCTGATTCGAAATGGCTTGGCTGATCAAGCCGGTCACGAACGCGATCGCAACACTCAACAAAAATTTGCCGACGAAATCTTCTTTGCGCGGCGACTCGTCCGAATGTGGCAGCGAGTCGGCTGGGTTATGTTCGACCGTCAATTGTTTGGTTTTCTTGCGCGGTTTCTGCATCGTGCGCCTCCAACTGAAATAGAACGTTAGTTCTATTCTAGCAGAAAATTACTGTCGGGTCAAGTGTGGCGACCTTAAATTTTAACGAGCGAGCGAATCATGTCCATTACTCAAATCAACTTGGAAACCGGCGCGGCGCGCCCTGTGATGTACGATGCGCCGCGTCCGCAAGCATCTGCGGAAATCGTGTGGCTCGACGTGAGCGCGCCAACTAACGACGATCTCAACTGGCTCGCGCGCGTGTACAACTTTCATCCGCTTGCGTTGGAAGACTGCCGCCATTTTGAACAGCGCGCCAAGGTGGAAGCATACGACGATTACTTGTTCATTTCGATTGACGCGGTGGCGCGCAACAATGGCGACTTGGTCGCGCAGGAGATGGAGACGTTCCTGGGCGCGGATTACTTGGTGACGGTGCATCGCGAACCGGTTGTCGTGCTCGACACGATGCGCGCGCGTTGTGTATCCGACCGTCGCACGGGCGCGTATCCCGCGGACTATTTTTTCTACGTCATCGCGGATCAAATCGTGGATGGATATTTTCCGCTAATTGATCAAATCGAAGATGAGATTGACGATCTCGAAGATAACATCCTCGACCACGCGACCCAGGCATCGCTGCATCGCATCTTTGCGCTCAAGCGCCAACTGGTCGAGTTGCGAAAAATTATCGGACCGATGCGCGACGCGATGGACATTCTCGCGGACACGCGTTACGAAACGATTGACCCGCGCACCGCACTCTACTTTCGCGATATTTACGATCACCTCGTCCGCATCTACGATCTCATCGAGACCTCGCGCGATTTACTTAGTAACGCGCTCGACGCGTACTTGTCCATCGTGTCGAATCGGCTCAACGACGTGATGAAACGCCTCACGCTCTTCACGACGATTTTCATGCCGATTTCATTTCTGGTCGGATTTGGTGGAATGAATTTCGACCACATGCCGTTCGATAATCCCATCGCGTTCGGCGCGATCCTCGCGTTGATCGTGCTCTTTCCAATCGGAATGTTGATTTATTATCGGCGGCATGGCTGGTTGTGATCGAACGGGAGAAGCCAAATGTTTAACGCGATTACGGATGTCGAAGGAATCCGAGTTGGTCACTACACCGATGCCGAAAATGCGACCGGCTGTACCGTGATTCTGTGCCCGCCCGAAGGCGCGATCGCCGGTGCGGATGTGCGTGGTCCCGCGCCCGCGACGCGTGAAACGGATTTACTGCGTCCGGGTCATCTCGTCGAACGCGTCAACGCGATTTTGTTGACCGGCGGTAGCGCGTTCGGTCTCGATGCGGCGGGCGGCGTGATGCGTTTTCTCGAAGAAAGACAAATTGGATACGCGACCGGCGTTGTGCCGGTGCCGATTGTGCCCGCCGCCGCGATCTTCGATCTTATGATTGGCAACGCGCACGCGCGACCAACGGTGGAGAACGCGTATCGCGCGTGTCTCGATGCGAACAATGGCGCAGTCGCGGAGGGACGCGTCGGCGCGGGGACGGGCGCATCGGTCGGGCATCTGCGCGGCGTTGATTTCACGTCGCCCGGTGGCGTTGGCACGGCGAGCCAAACGATTTGCGATAATGTGGTCGTCGGTGCGCTCGCGGTCGTCAACACGTTCGGCGATGTGGTGGACCCGCGCACCGGCGAAATTATCGCGGGCACGCGCAATCCTGCCAATGGTGGGTGGCTGGATTCCGCGCGCGCGCTCAAAAGCGCTGCGCCGCGCGTAACCTCATCGCGCGCACACACGACGCTGGGTGTCGTCGCGACGAACGCGGCACTGACGAAAGAGCAGGCAAATCTCGTCGCGATGATGGCGCACGATGGTTACGCGCGCGCGCTGCGTCCCGCGCACGCCATGTACGATGGCGACACCGTTTTCGTATTGAGCGTGGGAAATCTGGAATGCGATGTCACGGCAGTCGGTCACACCGCGTCCGAAGTTATCGCCGAGGCGATTGTGCGCGCGGTCAACTCGTAACGCGCATGATCGGCGCAAACTAAAACGCGGATGAGATTGCTCATCCGCGTTTTTTCTTTCGCCTGCTTGGCTACTTTACTTCATCGCGCGATTGCCGCAAGCCGAGAAATTGCAACAGACCCAAGACCCCTGCCACGTCGGCGACAATCGCGATGATCCATTTCCCAGTATCGGTGAGCGGCAGCGCGCCGATCAACAGAATGACGGCGAAGATCAACGCCCCACCCAGGTTGAAGATGCACGCCATCCATGCGACGAGGCGATTGATCGGCGAACGCCGGGCAACATAGAATAAAGTTGCCGCGTACGCAAAAGCGATTAGCCCAAACGCGATGAACATCGCGGGCGAATGCAATCCTATGATCGTTGCCAGTGGTTCCGCGTCAGCGATGCAGATGATGCCGGTAATGGCTGAGATGATACTGTCGCTCATCAACGCGTAGCGCAAGAGTTGCGGCGGCGTGCGCAGAATGGTTGAACGAGTGGTCATCGGTTCCTCCTGAATCTGGATTTGCCGACAGGATACACCGACAACCACTGCCAAGTCCATGAAAAACGGTGCCAATCACTGCCAGTTTCGATGTACTTGGATCAAATCCTCGGCAATGAGTTTCGCGGCAGACGACTGCCAATTGTACAGCGTGCGTTCTGGCACATTCGCGCGGAACCAGTCGAGCGCATTTTTTTCGATGGGCTTGAGACCGGCGTGATCGGCGCGTTGGCTGTACGGTCGCAGTCCGCCGACGTAGGGAAAGTACAGCGCGTTATAGTGCCGCCATTCGTCGCTCGTACCGAATTCGTCCTTGCCGCGCGGTTTGAGTTGCGCGATGCTCTCCGTCAAAATGGCTCTGAGTTCTGCCGCGCGTTCGAGCGCATTGTCATTTGCGCCGCGCGCCGCGAGTCGTCTTTCGATGATTGGCAAACGCGTCAGCGGACTCGCCGCGAGATGCGGCAGATCGCCCATCCGACTGAGCGCCTGGCGCGTGAGCCGCACAAACTCGCCGGGCGCGAGCGTTCCAGGGTCGAGCGATTCGCGCACGCGTGGCAGAGCAGTACTGACCACGCGCAAATCGTCGCGCGCTTGGCGAAGCCGGGGAAATCGCGCAAAGACGAGCCGATCTAACCCGGTCTCGATTATGTTCGAGAATGTCTGCATCGCGATCGCCGTTGAAATCGTCGCGAGCAAAAGCGCGACGGTTGAAACAGAGACGCCAACGTTGGCAAGCATCGCTAACGCGACGAGTCCGCCAAAGATCAACGTGGCAAGCAACGCGGCGGCGAATGAACGTGCCATCTCCGGCAACAACGTTTCACCTTCGCCAAACGCATCCAGTACGGCAATCGCAAAACCGAGCAATTCCAAATCCAGACCGACCGCCAACGCGACCCAGGAACGCGGGAGCCAATCGAAGGGGCTGAAAAGCAAACCGGTGCTCAAGGTGAAAAACAACGTCACGGCGATGAGAAATCCCAGGGATGATCTGGATCGAGCGGTTCGAAGTGTGCGGATGGCAAGACCGAGGCAGGCGATCAAGGTCAATAGCGCGAGCGCGGCAAACCCAAGATAGCCCACGCCGACGCGCGCGGTTTCGGCGCTGAAATCAAAAATCAGGTTCGTGCCGATCCCGGCAAGACAGACCAGCGCCGTGATCGGTACAAGTCCAAAATTCCAAACATGGACTAGGCGCGCGCGGAAGGGCGTTTCCTCGGGCAGGAGATAGAGTAACGCGCCTGACCAAAAAACGGCGGGGAGTAGATAGAACAGCGCACTGAGACGCGCCAGGTAAAAGCCGGCTGCATAGCCGCTCAAAATATCGCCGGCTAATCCCAGCGCGTATGCGACCAGACCCAAGCTGGTCAATCGCAGCGACGGTTTGGCGGGGTTGCGTGCAAGCAGATAGCAACCCAGCCACAAGGCAAAACCAAAGGTGAGAACGTTGAGCGCCAACATGAAGATGCTTAGAACGCGGTGCGCGTTGCGCCGCCATCCACTTGGAACGCGACGCCGTTGACGTACGACGCGCATTCCGACGCGAGAAATACGACGACGTTCGCCAATTCCTCGGACCTGCCCATGCGTCCCAGCGGAATTTCCTTTTCGATTTTTGCGAATTCATCGCGCACGCTCGTTTGATTGCGCGCCGCGCGATCTTGCAGCAATTGCTCGACGCGCTCGGTGACAGTCCAGCCGGGCAGAATGCTGTTTACGAGAATTCCATCTTTAGCGAGTTCCATTGCTTGCGTCTTGCCCAGCCCGACGACCGCCGCGCGAATCGAATTCGACAACATGAGATTGTCAACCGGGTGTTTGACCGAGTACGAGCCGAGATGAATGATGCGCCCCCATTTTTGCTTTTGCATCAAGGGCACGACCGCGTGTGACAAACGTACCGCGCTCATCAATGTGAGATTGACCGCGCTTTGCCACTGTTCATCGGTCAGCGCCATGAATGCGGCGGGTGGTGGTCCGCCCGCATTCGTGACCAGAATGTGAATCGTGCCGAATTTTTTCACCGTCTCATCTACCGCGCGTTGGATGTCCTCAATGCGCGTCACATCCGCCGTGATTGCCAACACGTGCGCGCTGGTTGCGTCGCGAATGCTTTGCGCCGCTGTCTCGATGCGCGCGTGATCGCGCGAAATGATCGCGATGTGTGCGCCTTCGCGCGCAAGCCCAAGCGCGACCGCCTTGCCCAATCCCTTGCTCGCGCCGGCGACGAGCGCGATTTTGCCTTCGAGTCCCAGGTTCATAGTGTCTCCGATGATGGAATTTCGATTTTATTCTGTTTACTGTTTACTGTTGACTGACGACTGCCTTTTGAACCAAAACCACGCGCTCACCCGCTCGCCGCGATCCGCACCTTGTTCGATGCGCTCCAACGCGAACGCGCGCGCAAAGCGTTGCCGAACCTCGTCCGGCGTCGCGCCGACATTCTGAAGCCGGAGCAAGTGCTCGCGTTCATTTGCCGGACGCGGCGAGAACGCGTAAAGCATGAACACACCGCCGGGTCGTGTGAGCCGCGCGAGATGCGCGACATAGTCGTCGCGTCGCGCCGGGTCGAGCGCGTGAAAGCAACCAATGTCGAGCACATAATCGAACGGTTCTCGCAAAAAATCGAGTCGCGTTACATCGGCGGTGTGAAAATCAATCGCGAGGTTCGCGCGCCGCGCTTTGGCGCGCGCAGTCGCAATCGCCTTCGTGGAGAAATCCACGCCGACGACTTGAAAGCCGTGGCGCGCGAGGTACACCGCGTTCGTGCCGGTGCCGCAACCCAGGTCAAGCGCGCGACCACGCGTCGGGTGATTGGCGACGAACCCGGTGACTTCGGGTGGCGTGATGCCGGAATCCCAGGGCGGTTTGGAGAAGCGGTACTGAAACTCAAAGAAGAGTTGGCGGATATTCATATCGAATTAGTCAATAGACTTTATCGGAAACAACTTTTGACTCTCGCTAAGACGCAAAGCGCGCAAAAAATCATATTGAAAAAACTTGGCGTTCTT
This genomic interval from Chloroflexota bacterium contains the following:
- a CDS encoding DUF2283 domain-containing protein, coding for MDQQLNFMYDREADVLYVSKGHPEFTDYVELGNNLILRLDPVTKEIVGFTIIDFAGRFESRSPRLSVPLNVHFERAPRTRKSRVVAETKATYSVKPRSITSKRKQAIKK
- a CDS encoding molybdopterin-dependent oxidoreductase, with amino-acid sequence MQIIFTINNETKSFDINSNDTLLRVLRANGYFGVKHGCENGECGACAVLVDGVPMNSCMVLAAQVQDKHITTIESVGEVAEQGWKHTEGLHPLQQAFIEVGAIQCGYCTPAMILAAKNLLEQTLTPTEDQVRDAMSGVLCRCTGYVKPVQAVMLAAERIRKGKGNEGNEGNEGMLLPPESFQPPNANFPDFPHFPGASTLTTMPQMIVTPAIPETHTVGKPEKKVDAVKLAQGKPAFTDDVEMRGMLYAKVLHSPVAHARIKRIDATQARALEGVHAVLTYQDIPRVVYSTAGQSDPIPGPLDSFSLDNKVRFVGDRVAFVAAETEEIAQRALELIEVEYDELPAVIDSRDAMKPDAPRLHDEPEYVNFFDVADPTKNIAAHIDIELGNVAEGFKQADHVFEDEYVVPKVQQAHIEPHVVVTYWDEDDRLVIRTSTQVPFHVRRILAPVLGLPPKRIRVIKPRIGGGFGGKQEVLIEDVAAHLTIATKRPVRFEYTREEEFIAARSRHPMRVRVKTGVMNDGKIIANEMYALSDTGAYGCHALTVTGNTGQKCLNLYNAPNIKFKAHVVYTNTPPSGAYRGYGVPQGFFPLEVHIEKIAHQLGFDPLEFRMKNFVRAGDELPMSKAWNEGRPPHPETIETCGLVECVERGARVIGWKGSEEIKGNKGIEGNWRVVPGKPYLRRGQGVACVMQGTAIPYLDMGGASIKINDDGSFNLLVGATDLGTGSDTVLAQLAAEILGCPLDDILVYSSDTDFTPFDKGAYASSTTYISGGAVVKAAEDVAQQIRVVAAKMLSEGKRNKGNEGTEGTRRTSPVPSQDLVLRDKKVIAPDGRFVTLADVALDSLHHKDQHQIMAVASYVSPKSPPPFAAQYAQVLVDIETGQITVEKLVMAVDSGVIVNPATASGQIEGGMTQALGYAVCEEMLYDRFGSSIVKELGDYKIFAADEMPELETIFVQTYEPSHPFGLKAVAEIPLDGVAPAVANAVHDAVGVWMHEIPMTPERVWKEMNQ
- a CDS encoding nucleotidyltransferase domain-containing protein, which codes for MNQFANASSRHPKQGNGKKARIPRREINAVVKRTAEKFDPERIILFGSYAYGKPHQYSDVDLLVVMKTKERPRTKQIEISRALSPHPFGMDILVRAPDQIQERIAMGDYFLREIVTEGKILYERHSRGMDSESRG
- a CDS encoding HEPN domain-containing protein, producing the protein MSDILAEWILKVEGDFNSAQRELRARRAPNYDSACFHCQQCVENISKHSWYCERSNRRAFTI
- a CDS encoding HEPN domain-containing protein, producing the protein MRKIEPPRVHNLIELLKLCLRQDESFELIRTDLEALNTYAVDIRYPGEFSTKDEARDAVNAMKQVREFVRGKLLKNR
- a CDS encoding Zn-dependent hydrolase gives rise to the protein MNNKLFSLRINSSRLRADFDALAQFGATGDGGVHRPTFSDAHLAARAWFRAQIEKAGLEFRADGAGNHSALFKGAIQSPTSNLQFPTSRTLLLGSHLDSVPNGGRFDGALGVCAALEVLRVIKENRVALTMNLEAIDFTDEEGTLVGFLGSTSTTGKLSPDALRNPRGGRANLEAGLARAGLTEPGLFTAARPRESFGGYLELHIEQGKRLIHAQKQIGIVTNIVGVESYRVKFIGRADHAGSTPMDERRDAAQGASAFALAAREILLRDFPHCVANVGKMEFAPGAFNIVPSSVVTWLEFRAPTAEEFARLDAALIARAKLEAERFGLQIEIEFIGKHAPTPMSERAQRAFADACDDLGLSRMTLISGAAHDGMHLADVCPVGMIFVPSVEGASHAPRELTEWDDCVNGANVLLHAALRFAAR
- the corA gene encoding magnesium/cobalt transporter CorA, encoding MSITQINLETGAARPVMYDAPRPQASAEIVWLDVSAPTNDDLNWLARVYNFHPLALEDCRHFEQRAKVEAYDDYLFISIDAVARNNGDLVAQEMETFLGADYLVTVHREPVVVLDTMRARCVSDRRTGAYPADYFFYVIADQIVDGYFPLIDQIEDEIDDLEDNILDHATQASLHRIFALKRQLVELRKIIGPMRDAMDILADTRYETIDPRTALYFRDIYDHLVRIYDLIETSRDLLSNALDAYLSIVSNRLNDVMKRLTLFTTIFMPISFLVGFGGMNFDHMPFDNPIAFGAILALIVLFPIGMLIYYRRHGWL